A genomic region of Macaca thibetana thibetana isolate TM-01 chromosome 14, ASM2454274v1, whole genome shotgun sequence contains the following coding sequences:
- the NHERF4 gene encoding Na(+)/H(+) exchange regulatory cofactor NHE-RF4 isoform X3, whose amino-acid sequence MEKAAVDLQDAASLTLKFKFNPKLGIDNPVLSLAEDHDPSDPWSLERPRFCLLSKEKGKSFGFHLQQELGRAGHVVCRVDPGTSAQRQGLQEGDRILAVNNDVVEHEVYAVVVRRIRASGPRVLLTVLARHAHDVARAQLGEDAHLCPTLGPGVRPRLCHIVKDEGGFGFGVTHGNQGPFWLVLSTGGAAERAGVPPGARLLEVNGLWQSGQQVTLLVAGPEVEEQCRQLGLPLAAPLAEGWALPNKPRCLHLEKGPQGFGFLLREEKGPDGRPGQFLWEVDPGLPAKKAGMQAGDRLVAVAGESVEGLGHEETVSRIQAQGSCVSLIVVDPEADRFFSMVRLSPLLFLENTEAPASPQGSSSASLVETEVPSLEDTGVPSVPLGSRQCFLYPGPGGGYGFRLSCVASGPRLFISQVTPGGSAARAGLQVGDVILEVNGYPVGGENDLERLQQLPEAEPPLCLKLAARSLRGLEAWIPTGAAEDWALASDLL is encoded by the exons ATGGAGAAAGCTGCAG TAGATCTGCAGGACGCAGCCTCGTTAACTCT GAAGTTTAAGTTTAACCCAAAGCTGGGCATTGATAATCCTGTCCTCTCACTGGCCGAAGACCACGACCCCTCTG aTCCCTGGAGCCTGGAGCGGCCTCGCTTCTGCTTGCTGAGCAAAGAGAAGGGCAAGAGTTTTGGCTTCCACCTGCAGCAggagctgggcagggctgggcatgtgGTGTGCAGGGTGGACCCAGGCACCTCTGCCCAGCGCCAGGGTCTTCAGGAAGGAGACAGGATCCTGGCAGTGAACAACGATGTTGTGGAACACGAAGTCTACGCGGTG GTGGTACGCCGCATCCGGGCCAGCGGTCCTCGGGTGTTGCTGACAGTCTTGGCACGGCATGCACATGACGTGGCCCGAGCCCAGCTGGGAGAAGATGCCCACCTCTGTCCCACCCTAGGCCCAGGGGTCCGGCCCCGGCTGTGCCACATAGTGAAAGATGAGGGTGGTTTTGGCTTCGGCGTCACCCATG GCAATCAGGGTCCTTTCTGGTTGGTGCTAAGTACTGGAGGAGCAGCTGAGCGGGCAGGGGTGCCCCCCGGGGCCCGACTGCTGGAAGTGAATGGG CTTTGGCAGAGTGGACAGCAGGTGACCTTGCTGGTGGCAGGGCCAGAGGTGGAGGAACAGTGTCGCCAGCTGGGATTGCCCCTGGCTGCACCCCTGGCAGAGGGCTGGGCACTGCCCAACAAGCCCCGCTGTCTGCACCTAGAGAAAGGGCCCCAGGGTTTTGGGTTCCTGCTCCGGGAGGAAAAGGGCCCTGACGGTCGCCCTG GACAGTTCCTGTGGGAGGTGGACCCGGGACTGCCAGCCAAGAAGGCTGGGATGCAGGCTGGGGACCGGCTGGTGGCTGTGGCTGGGGAGAGCGTGGAGGGGCTGGGCCATGAGGAGACAGTGTCCAGGATCCAGGCGCAGGGCTCCTGTGTCTCCCTTATTGTCGTCGACCCTGAGGCTGACCGCTTCTTCAGCATG GTTCGCCTATCCCCACTCCTCTTCTTGGAGAACACAGAGGCTCCCGCCTCTCCCCAGGGCAGCAGCTCAGCCTCACTGGTTGAGACAGAGGTCCCTTCGCTTGAAGACACAGGCGTGCCTTCTGTCCCTCTGGGCTCCCGACAGTGCTTTCTGTaccctgggcctggtggcggcTATGGCTTCCGACTCAGCTGTGTGGCCAGTGGGCCTCGTCTCTTCATCTCCCAG GTGACTCCCGGAGGCTCAGCTGCCCGGGCTGGGCTGCAAGTGGGAGATGTGATTCTGGAAGTGAACGGGTATCCTGTTGGGGGAGAGAATGACCTGGAGAGGCTTCAGCAGCTGCCTGAGGCTGAGCCACCCCTCTGCCTGAAGCTGGCAGCCAGGTCTCTGCGGGGCTTGGAAGCCTGGATTCCCACTGGGGCTGCAGAG GACTGGGCTCTGGCCTCGGATCTGCTGTAG
- the CCDC153 gene encoding coiled-coil domain-containing protein 153 isoform X2, whose amino-acid sequence MPLKNKEKGKKSGAQKKKNWGADVEAESRHRLVVLEKELLRDHLALRRDEARRAKASEDQLKQRLQRVEAELEGARSEGKAIYAEMSRQCHALQEDMQSRSKQLEEEVKGLRGQLEACQREAAAAWEEAEQALRERDQALSQLRTHVADMEAKYEEILQDSLDRLLAKLRAIKSQWDGTALRLHARHKEQLRQFGLTALDL is encoded by the exons ATGccacttaaaaacaaagaaaaagggaagaaatctGGGGCgcagaagaaaaagaactggG GTGCAGATGTGGAGGCTGAGTCCAGGCACAGGCTGGTGGTGCTGGAGAAGGAGCTGCTCCGAGACCACTTGG CTCTACGGAGGGATGAAGCCCGTCGAGCCAAGGCTTCCGAAGACCAGCTGAAGCAGAGGCTGCAAAGGgtggaggctgagctggaagggGCCCGAAGTGAAGGGAAGGCCATATATGCAG AGATGAGTCGCCAGTGCCATGCCCTGCAGGAGGATATGCAATCCCGCAGCAAGCAGCTGGAGGAAGAAGTCAAGGGCCTTCGGGGGCAGCTAG AGGCATGCCAAAGGGAAGCTGCGGCTGCCTGGGAAGAGGCTGAACAAGCTCTAAGAGAGCGGGACCAGGCCCTGTCTCAGCTTCGGACCCACGTGGCAGACATGGAGGCAAAGTATGAGGAAATCTTACAG GACAGTCTGGACAGGCTCTTGGCCAAGCTGAGAGCCATCAAGTCACAGTGGGATGGGACGGCATTGAGACTCCATGCCAGGCACAAGGAGCAGCTACGCCAGTTTGGACTCACCGCCCTGGATCTTTGA
- the NHERF4 gene encoding Na(+)/H(+) exchange regulatory cofactor NHE-RF4 isoform X1 yields the protein MEKAAVDLQDAASLTLKFKFNPKLGIDNPVLSLAEDHDPSDPWSLERPRFCLLSKEKGKSFGFHLQQELGRAGHVVCRVDPGTSAQRQGLQEGDRILAVNNDVVEHEVYAVVVRRIRASGPRVLLTVLARHAHDVARAQLGEDAHLCPTLGPGVRPRLCHIVKDEGGFGFGVTHGNQGPFWLVLSTGGAAERAGVPPGARLLEVNGVSVEKLTHNQLTRKLWQSGQQVTLLVAGPEVEEQCRQLGLPLAAPLAEGWALPNKPRCLHLEKGPQGFGFLLREEKGPDGRPGQFLWEVDPGLPAKKAGMQAGDRLVAVAGESVEGLGHEETVSRIQAQGSCVSLIVVDPEADRFFSMVRLSPLLFLENTEAPASPQGSSSASLVETEVPSLEDTGVPSVPLGSRQCFLYPGPGGGYGFRLSCVASGPRLFISQVTPGGSAARAGLQVGDVILEVNGYPVGGENDLERLQQLPEAEPPLCLKLAARSLRGLEAWIPTGAAEDWALASDLL from the exons ATGGAGAAAGCTGCAG TAGATCTGCAGGACGCAGCCTCGTTAACTCT GAAGTTTAAGTTTAACCCAAAGCTGGGCATTGATAATCCTGTCCTCTCACTGGCCGAAGACCACGACCCCTCTG aTCCCTGGAGCCTGGAGCGGCCTCGCTTCTGCTTGCTGAGCAAAGAGAAGGGCAAGAGTTTTGGCTTCCACCTGCAGCAggagctgggcagggctgggcatgtgGTGTGCAGGGTGGACCCAGGCACCTCTGCCCAGCGCCAGGGTCTTCAGGAAGGAGACAGGATCCTGGCAGTGAACAACGATGTTGTGGAACACGAAGTCTACGCGGTG GTGGTACGCCGCATCCGGGCCAGCGGTCCTCGGGTGTTGCTGACAGTCTTGGCACGGCATGCACATGACGTGGCCCGAGCCCAGCTGGGAGAAGATGCCCACCTCTGTCCCACCCTAGGCCCAGGGGTCCGGCCCCGGCTGTGCCACATAGTGAAAGATGAGGGTGGTTTTGGCTTCGGCGTCACCCATG GCAATCAGGGTCCTTTCTGGTTGGTGCTAAGTACTGGAGGAGCAGCTGAGCGGGCAGGGGTGCCCCCCGGGGCCCGACTGCTGGAAGTGAATGGGGTCAGTGTGGAGAAGCTCACTCACAACCAACTCACCAGGAAG CTTTGGCAGAGTGGACAGCAGGTGACCTTGCTGGTGGCAGGGCCAGAGGTGGAGGAACAGTGTCGCCAGCTGGGATTGCCCCTGGCTGCACCCCTGGCAGAGGGCTGGGCACTGCCCAACAAGCCCCGCTGTCTGCACCTAGAGAAAGGGCCCCAGGGTTTTGGGTTCCTGCTCCGGGAGGAAAAGGGCCCTGACGGTCGCCCTG GACAGTTCCTGTGGGAGGTGGACCCGGGACTGCCAGCCAAGAAGGCTGGGATGCAGGCTGGGGACCGGCTGGTGGCTGTGGCTGGGGAGAGCGTGGAGGGGCTGGGCCATGAGGAGACAGTGTCCAGGATCCAGGCGCAGGGCTCCTGTGTCTCCCTTATTGTCGTCGACCCTGAGGCTGACCGCTTCTTCAGCATG GTTCGCCTATCCCCACTCCTCTTCTTGGAGAACACAGAGGCTCCCGCCTCTCCCCAGGGCAGCAGCTCAGCCTCACTGGTTGAGACAGAGGTCCCTTCGCTTGAAGACACAGGCGTGCCTTCTGTCCCTCTGGGCTCCCGACAGTGCTTTCTGTaccctgggcctggtggcggcTATGGCTTCCGACTCAGCTGTGTGGCCAGTGGGCCTCGTCTCTTCATCTCCCAG GTGACTCCCGGAGGCTCAGCTGCCCGGGCTGGGCTGCAAGTGGGAGATGTGATTCTGGAAGTGAACGGGTATCCTGTTGGGGGAGAGAATGACCTGGAGAGGCTTCAGCAGCTGCCTGAGGCTGAGCCACCCCTCTGCCTGAAGCTGGCAGCCAGGTCTCTGCGGGGCTTGGAAGCCTGGATTCCCACTGGGGCTGCAGAG GACTGGGCTCTGGCCTCGGATCTGCTGTAG
- the CCDC153 gene encoding coiled-coil domain-containing protein 153 isoform X1, whose protein sequence is MPLKNKEKGKKSGAQKKKNWAGADVEAESRHRLVVLEKELLRDHLALRRDEARRAKASEDQLKQRLQRVEAELEGARSEGKAIYAEMSRQCHALQEDMQSRSKQLEEEVKGLRGQLEACQREAAAAWEEAEQALRERDQALSQLRTHVADMEAKYEEILQDSLDRLLAKLRAIKSQWDGTALRLHARHKEQLRQFGLTALDL, encoded by the exons ATGccacttaaaaacaaagaaaaagggaagaaatctGGGGCgcagaagaaaaagaactggG CAGGTGCAGATGTGGAGGCTGAGTCCAGGCACAGGCTGGTGGTGCTGGAGAAGGAGCTGCTCCGAGACCACTTGG CTCTACGGAGGGATGAAGCCCGTCGAGCCAAGGCTTCCGAAGACCAGCTGAAGCAGAGGCTGCAAAGGgtggaggctgagctggaagggGCCCGAAGTGAAGGGAAGGCCATATATGCAG AGATGAGTCGCCAGTGCCATGCCCTGCAGGAGGATATGCAATCCCGCAGCAAGCAGCTGGAGGAAGAAGTCAAGGGCCTTCGGGGGCAGCTAG AGGCATGCCAAAGGGAAGCTGCGGCTGCCTGGGAAGAGGCTGAACAAGCTCTAAGAGAGCGGGACCAGGCCCTGTCTCAGCTTCGGACCCACGTGGCAGACATGGAGGCAAAGTATGAGGAAATCTTACAG GACAGTCTGGACAGGCTCTTGGCCAAGCTGAGAGCCATCAAGTCACAGTGGGATGGGACGGCATTGAGACTCCATGCCAGGCACAAGGAGCAGCTACGCCAGTTTGGACTCACCGCCCTGGATCTTTGA
- the NHERF4 gene encoding Na(+)/H(+) exchange regulatory cofactor NHE-RF4 isoform X2 — protein sequence MEKAADLQDAASLTLKFKFNPKLGIDNPVLSLAEDHDPSDPWSLERPRFCLLSKEKGKSFGFHLQQELGRAGHVVCRVDPGTSAQRQGLQEGDRILAVNNDVVEHEVYAVVVRRIRASGPRVLLTVLARHAHDVARAQLGEDAHLCPTLGPGVRPRLCHIVKDEGGFGFGVTHGNQGPFWLVLSTGGAAERAGVPPGARLLEVNGVSVEKLTHNQLTRKLWQSGQQVTLLVAGPEVEEQCRQLGLPLAAPLAEGWALPNKPRCLHLEKGPQGFGFLLREEKGPDGRPGQFLWEVDPGLPAKKAGMQAGDRLVAVAGESVEGLGHEETVSRIQAQGSCVSLIVVDPEADRFFSMVRLSPLLFLENTEAPASPQGSSSASLVETEVPSLEDTGVPSVPLGSRQCFLYPGPGGGYGFRLSCVASGPRLFISQVTPGGSAARAGLQVGDVILEVNGYPVGGENDLERLQQLPEAEPPLCLKLAARSLRGLEAWIPTGAAEDWALASDLL from the exons ATGGAGAAAGCTGCAG ATCTGCAGGACGCAGCCTCGTTAACTCT GAAGTTTAAGTTTAACCCAAAGCTGGGCATTGATAATCCTGTCCTCTCACTGGCCGAAGACCACGACCCCTCTG aTCCCTGGAGCCTGGAGCGGCCTCGCTTCTGCTTGCTGAGCAAAGAGAAGGGCAAGAGTTTTGGCTTCCACCTGCAGCAggagctgggcagggctgggcatgtgGTGTGCAGGGTGGACCCAGGCACCTCTGCCCAGCGCCAGGGTCTTCAGGAAGGAGACAGGATCCTGGCAGTGAACAACGATGTTGTGGAACACGAAGTCTACGCGGTG GTGGTACGCCGCATCCGGGCCAGCGGTCCTCGGGTGTTGCTGACAGTCTTGGCACGGCATGCACATGACGTGGCCCGAGCCCAGCTGGGAGAAGATGCCCACCTCTGTCCCACCCTAGGCCCAGGGGTCCGGCCCCGGCTGTGCCACATAGTGAAAGATGAGGGTGGTTTTGGCTTCGGCGTCACCCATG GCAATCAGGGTCCTTTCTGGTTGGTGCTAAGTACTGGAGGAGCAGCTGAGCGGGCAGGGGTGCCCCCCGGGGCCCGACTGCTGGAAGTGAATGGGGTCAGTGTGGAGAAGCTCACTCACAACCAACTCACCAGGAAG CTTTGGCAGAGTGGACAGCAGGTGACCTTGCTGGTGGCAGGGCCAGAGGTGGAGGAACAGTGTCGCCAGCTGGGATTGCCCCTGGCTGCACCCCTGGCAGAGGGCTGGGCACTGCCCAACAAGCCCCGCTGTCTGCACCTAGAGAAAGGGCCCCAGGGTTTTGGGTTCCTGCTCCGGGAGGAAAAGGGCCCTGACGGTCGCCCTG GACAGTTCCTGTGGGAGGTGGACCCGGGACTGCCAGCCAAGAAGGCTGGGATGCAGGCTGGGGACCGGCTGGTGGCTGTGGCTGGGGAGAGCGTGGAGGGGCTGGGCCATGAGGAGACAGTGTCCAGGATCCAGGCGCAGGGCTCCTGTGTCTCCCTTATTGTCGTCGACCCTGAGGCTGACCGCTTCTTCAGCATG GTTCGCCTATCCCCACTCCTCTTCTTGGAGAACACAGAGGCTCCCGCCTCTCCCCAGGGCAGCAGCTCAGCCTCACTGGTTGAGACAGAGGTCCCTTCGCTTGAAGACACAGGCGTGCCTTCTGTCCCTCTGGGCTCCCGACAGTGCTTTCTGTaccctgggcctggtggcggcTATGGCTTCCGACTCAGCTGTGTGGCCAGTGGGCCTCGTCTCTTCATCTCCCAG GTGACTCCCGGAGGCTCAGCTGCCCGGGCTGGGCTGCAAGTGGGAGATGTGATTCTGGAAGTGAACGGGTATCCTGTTGGGGGAGAGAATGACCTGGAGAGGCTTCAGCAGCTGCCTGAGGCTGAGCCACCCCTCTGCCTGAAGCTGGCAGCCAGGTCTCTGCGGGGCTTGGAAGCCTGGATTCCCACTGGGGCTGCAGAG GACTGGGCTCTGGCCTCGGATCTGCTGTAG
- the CCDC153 gene encoding coiled-coil domain-containing protein 153 isoform X3, with the protein MSRQCHALQEDMQSRSKQLEEEVKGLRGQLEACQREAAAAWEEAEQALRERDQALSQLRTHVADMEAKYEEILQDSLDRLLAKLRAIKSQWDGTALRLHARHKEQLRQFGLTALDL; encoded by the exons ATGAGTCGCCAGTGCCATGCCCTGCAGGAGGATATGCAATCCCGCAGCAAGCAGCTGGAGGAAGAAGTCAAGGGCCTTCGGGGGCAGCTAG AGGCATGCCAAAGGGAAGCTGCGGCTGCCTGGGAAGAGGCTGAACAAGCTCTAAGAGAGCGGGACCAGGCCCTGTCTCAGCTTCGGACCCACGTGGCAGACATGGAGGCAAAGTATGAGGAAATCTTACAG GACAGTCTGGACAGGCTCTTGGCCAAGCTGAGAGCCATCAAGTCACAGTGGGATGGGACGGCATTGAGACTCCATGCCAGGCACAAGGAGCAGCTACGCCAGTTTGGACTCACCGCCCTGGATCTTTGA
- the NHERF4 gene encoding Na(+)/H(+) exchange regulatory cofactor NHE-RF4 isoform X4: protein MEKAADLQDAASLTLKFKFNPKLGIDNPVLSLAEDHDPSDPWSLERPRFCLLSKEKGKSFGFHLQQELGRAGHVVCRVDPGTSAQRQGLQEGDRILAVNNDVVEHEVYAVVVRRIRASGPRVLLTVLARHAHDVARAQLGEDAHLCPTLGPGVRPRLCHIVKDEGGFGFGVTHGNQGPFWLVLSTGGAAERAGVPPGARLLEVNGLWQSGQQVTLLVAGPEVEEQCRQLGLPLAAPLAEGWALPNKPRCLHLEKGPQGFGFLLREEKGPDGRPGQFLWEVDPGLPAKKAGMQAGDRLVAVAGESVEGLGHEETVSRIQAQGSCVSLIVVDPEADRFFSMVRLSPLLFLENTEAPASPQGSSSASLVETEVPSLEDTGVPSVPLGSRQCFLYPGPGGGYGFRLSCVASGPRLFISQVTPGGSAARAGLQVGDVILEVNGYPVGGENDLERLQQLPEAEPPLCLKLAARSLRGLEAWIPTGAAEDWALASDLL, encoded by the exons ATGGAGAAAGCTGCAG ATCTGCAGGACGCAGCCTCGTTAACTCT GAAGTTTAAGTTTAACCCAAAGCTGGGCATTGATAATCCTGTCCTCTCACTGGCCGAAGACCACGACCCCTCTG aTCCCTGGAGCCTGGAGCGGCCTCGCTTCTGCTTGCTGAGCAAAGAGAAGGGCAAGAGTTTTGGCTTCCACCTGCAGCAggagctgggcagggctgggcatgtgGTGTGCAGGGTGGACCCAGGCACCTCTGCCCAGCGCCAGGGTCTTCAGGAAGGAGACAGGATCCTGGCAGTGAACAACGATGTTGTGGAACACGAAGTCTACGCGGTG GTGGTACGCCGCATCCGGGCCAGCGGTCCTCGGGTGTTGCTGACAGTCTTGGCACGGCATGCACATGACGTGGCCCGAGCCCAGCTGGGAGAAGATGCCCACCTCTGTCCCACCCTAGGCCCAGGGGTCCGGCCCCGGCTGTGCCACATAGTGAAAGATGAGGGTGGTTTTGGCTTCGGCGTCACCCATG GCAATCAGGGTCCTTTCTGGTTGGTGCTAAGTACTGGAGGAGCAGCTGAGCGGGCAGGGGTGCCCCCCGGGGCCCGACTGCTGGAAGTGAATGGG CTTTGGCAGAGTGGACAGCAGGTGACCTTGCTGGTGGCAGGGCCAGAGGTGGAGGAACAGTGTCGCCAGCTGGGATTGCCCCTGGCTGCACCCCTGGCAGAGGGCTGGGCACTGCCCAACAAGCCCCGCTGTCTGCACCTAGAGAAAGGGCCCCAGGGTTTTGGGTTCCTGCTCCGGGAGGAAAAGGGCCCTGACGGTCGCCCTG GACAGTTCCTGTGGGAGGTGGACCCGGGACTGCCAGCCAAGAAGGCTGGGATGCAGGCTGGGGACCGGCTGGTGGCTGTGGCTGGGGAGAGCGTGGAGGGGCTGGGCCATGAGGAGACAGTGTCCAGGATCCAGGCGCAGGGCTCCTGTGTCTCCCTTATTGTCGTCGACCCTGAGGCTGACCGCTTCTTCAGCATG GTTCGCCTATCCCCACTCCTCTTCTTGGAGAACACAGAGGCTCCCGCCTCTCCCCAGGGCAGCAGCTCAGCCTCACTGGTTGAGACAGAGGTCCCTTCGCTTGAAGACACAGGCGTGCCTTCTGTCCCTCTGGGCTCCCGACAGTGCTTTCTGTaccctgggcctggtggcggcTATGGCTTCCGACTCAGCTGTGTGGCCAGTGGGCCTCGTCTCTTCATCTCCCAG GTGACTCCCGGAGGCTCAGCTGCCCGGGCTGGGCTGCAAGTGGGAGATGTGATTCTGGAAGTGAACGGGTATCCTGTTGGGGGAGAGAATGACCTGGAGAGGCTTCAGCAGCTGCCTGAGGCTGAGCCACCCCTCTGCCTGAAGCTGGCAGCCAGGTCTCTGCGGGGCTTGGAAGCCTGGATTCCCACTGGGGCTGCAGAG GACTGGGCTCTGGCCTCGGATCTGCTGTAG